One genomic region from Luteitalea sp. encodes:
- a CDS encoding substrate-binding domain-containing protein: protein MNGNIGRRWSILNALAAAALVCTACGEGSAPGGDGRAPLTIGVAFETLQTEFWVAAWNKLRADTAARGITMLEAVADGDPNRQFEQVRTFINRRVDGIILVPKDGKTVIPMIRAANAAGIPVVLFNRPADRTDAPHTTIAPDNFAITRETVAYLVDQVRASGRKAKAAVLLGDLSDVNAIERRDGFEAAIRDAGDLVEVVARIPTAWNQEKALAGFESAMQAHPDINFVFTSSDFMLPSIKSVLSARGRWKKVGEPGHVLLAGFDGDPTAYGLMVDGYVDATGVQDVFWEAEQAIRVIEEAKAGTPPPARLDDPGFVITQANLSSLAGRMWGAVMSKRAEAP, encoded by the coding sequence ATGAACGGGAACATCGGGCGGCGGTGGAGCATCCTGAACGCGCTCGCGGCCGCGGCCCTCGTGTGCACCGCCTGCGGTGAGGGCAGCGCTCCGGGCGGCGACGGCCGGGCGCCGCTCACCATTGGCGTGGCGTTCGAAACGCTCCAGACGGAGTTTTGGGTGGCGGCCTGGAACAAGCTCCGCGCCGACACCGCCGCGCGGGGCATCACGATGCTCGAGGCCGTGGCGGACGGCGATCCGAACCGGCAGTTCGAGCAGGTGCGTACGTTCATCAACCGCCGGGTCGACGGCATCATCCTCGTGCCGAAGGATGGCAAGACCGTTATCCCCATGATTCGGGCCGCGAACGCCGCGGGGATCCCGGTGGTGCTCTTCAACCGCCCGGCGGACCGCACCGACGCGCCGCACACGACGATCGCGCCGGACAACTTCGCGATCACCCGGGAGACGGTGGCGTACCTCGTCGACCAGGTCAGGGCGTCCGGCCGCAAGGCGAAGGCGGCGGTCCTGCTCGGCGACCTGAGCGACGTCAACGCGATCGAACGGCGGGACGGATTCGAGGCGGCCATTCGGGACGCGGGCGATCTCGTGGAGGTCGTCGCGCGCATTCCGACCGCGTGGAACCAGGAGAAGGCGCTGGCGGGGTTCGAGAGCGCGATGCAGGCGCATCCCGACATCAACTTCGTCTTCACCTCGTCCGACTTCATGCTGCCCAGCATCAAGTCGGTCCTGAGCGCCAGGGGCCGGTGGAAGAAGGTCGGCGAGCCCGGGCACGTGCTGCTCGCCGGGTTCGACGGCGATCCGACCGCGTACGGCCTGATGGTCGACGGATACGTCGACGCCACCGGCGTGCAGGATGTCTTCTGGGAGGCGGAGCAGGCCATCCGGGTCATCGAGGAGGCGAAGGCCGGCACGCCACCACCCGCGCGGCTCGACGATCCCGGATTCGTGATTACGCAGGCCAACCTGTCGTCGCTCGCCGGGCGCATGTGGGGCGCCGTCATGTCGAAGCGCGCCGAGGCGCCCTGA
- a CDS encoding gfo/Idh/MocA family oxidoreductase — protein sequence MSRPLRFAVFGAGFWTPFQLSAWREVGGVQCVAIWNRTRRKAEAVARQFGIPAVFDDPEQLLREVRPDFVDNITEVGGHAPVSTLCARHRVACICQKPLAASDREAAAIVSAFRRARTRFFVHENWRWQTPMRELRRLLDAGTIGVPLRARLTMVSGYDVFANQSALRELDRFILTDLGTHLLDVARVLFGEARTLYCRAARTLPHVKGENLATLLLTMGRARTHVTVELGYARTPLEPSVREVFPQTLAFIEGTDGSIELAADYVIRVTTRRGTRVTRHAPPRYAWADPRYEVAQASLVLCCADLLRGLRGEGGGETTGDDNLKTLRLVFAAYDSARRGREFRF from the coding sequence ATGTCGCGCCCGCTCCGCTTCGCCGTCTTCGGCGCCGGATTCTGGACACCGTTCCAGCTCTCTGCCTGGCGCGAAGTGGGTGGCGTGCAATGCGTCGCGATCTGGAACCGCACCCGCCGCAAGGCCGAGGCCGTGGCCCGGCAGTTCGGGATCCCGGCGGTCTTCGACGACCCCGAGCAGCTACTGCGCGAGGTGCGCCCCGACTTCGTGGACAACATCACCGAGGTCGGCGGGCACGCGCCGGTCTCGACCCTGTGCGCGCGTCACCGGGTCGCATGCATCTGTCAGAAGCCGCTGGCTGCCTCTGACCGGGAGGCCGCTGCGATCGTGAGCGCCTTCCGGCGGGCCAGGACGCGCTTCTTCGTGCACGAGAACTGGCGCTGGCAGACGCCGATGAGGGAACTGCGTCGGCTGCTTGATGCGGGCACCATTGGCGTCCCCCTGCGCGCGCGTCTCACCATGGTCTCCGGCTACGACGTGTTCGCGAACCAGTCGGCGCTCCGCGAGCTGGATCGGTTTATCCTCACGGATCTCGGCACGCACCTGCTCGACGTGGCGCGCGTGCTCTTCGGCGAAGCCCGCACGTTGTACTGCCGCGCGGCCCGGACGCTCCCGCACGTGAAGGGTGAGAACCTCGCGACGCTGCTGCTGACGATGGGGCGGGCGCGTACGCACGTGACCGTGGAGCTCGGCTACGCGCGAACGCCCCTCGAGCCGTCCGTCCGCGAGGTCTTCCCGCAGACGCTCGCGTTCATCGAGGGTACGGACGGCTCGATCGAGCTCGCCGCCGACTACGTGATCCGTGTCACCACACGGCGCGGCACACGGGTGACACGGCATGCGCCTCCGCGCTACGCATGGGCCGATCCGCGGTACGAGGTGGCCCAGGCCAGCCTCGTGCTGTGCTGCGCCGACCTGCTGCGCGGCCTCCGCGGCGAGGGCGGCGGCGAGACGACCGGAGACGACAATCTCAAGACGCTGCGGCTGGTCTTCGCCGCATACGACAGCGCGCGTCGAGGACGGGAGTTCCGGTTCTGA
- a CDS encoding tetratricopeptide repeat protein — protein MSGRKKRQPIATPALLWLLALLPATASAQVDESRTHFNRGVEFQRSGDLERARLAYEEALTLSPGRVDALSNLGLVYLNLGAHDKAIERLSRALSIKPDLHMVRLFLALAHFRAGQFGRAERQAARVVAAHPGHPRALHLLGLSLLKLERIQEGIAALEAALRANPNNAEAAHTLATAYIRRGDVAKAEALLEGPLRSSGDAQICLVRGTILNAKGEYRAALQELTKAKALNDRLPTLHTQLGYAHMFLSEPKRATHRFRTALAQNPDDFEANAYLGWLYLREKRHQEASERLLAALRQKPDSSALLYMIAQVYRAGGKHEKAAEALERVVQQRPDFRPAHVLLAMTYSRLKRTEDYAREQAVIKRLTEEEQERNLGPRTGYADGELRLPPLPEDPSGTPNTGGGVRH, from the coding sequence ATGTCGGGTAGGAAGAAAAGGCAACCGATCGCAACACCAGCGTTGCTGTGGCTGTTGGCCCTCCTTCCCGCTACAGCCTCGGCGCAGGTAGACGAGTCGCGGACGCACTTCAACCGTGGCGTCGAGTTCCAGCGCAGCGGTGATTTGGAACGCGCACGGCTGGCCTATGAGGAAGCGCTGACGCTGTCGCCGGGGCGCGTGGATGCGCTGTCCAATTTGGGACTCGTCTATTTGAACCTCGGCGCACACGACAAGGCTATCGAGCGACTGAGCCGGGCTCTATCAATCAAACCGGACCTCCACATGGTCCGACTGTTTCTCGCGTTGGCTCATTTCCGTGCGGGCCAGTTCGGGCGGGCCGAGCGTCAAGCGGCCCGGGTGGTGGCCGCCCATCCCGGTCATCCGCGGGCCCTTCACCTGCTGGGATTATCGCTGCTGAAGCTCGAAAGAATTCAGGAGGGCATTGCCGCGCTCGAGGCAGCCCTGCGAGCCAACCCCAATAACGCTGAGGCGGCCCACACGCTCGCCACGGCGTATATCCGACGCGGCGATGTCGCAAAAGCGGAAGCGCTGCTGGAGGGGCCGCTGCGGTCGAGCGGTGACGCGCAGATCTGTCTGGTCAGGGGCACGATCCTGAACGCAAAGGGGGAGTACCGCGCGGCGCTCCAGGAACTGACCAAGGCCAAGGCACTCAACGACCGGCTGCCGACGCTGCACACGCAGTTGGGCTATGCGCACATGTTCTTGTCAGAGCCCAAACGGGCGACACACAGATTCCGGACGGCGCTGGCGCAGAACCCGGACGACTTTGAGGCGAACGCTTACCTCGGGTGGCTCTATCTCAGGGAGAAGCGGCATCAGGAGGCGTCCGAGCGGCTGCTGGCCGCCCTGCGACAGAAGCCTGACAGCAGCGCGCTCCTTTACATGATCGCGCAGGTCTACCGCGCGGGCGGGAAGCACGAGAAAGCCGCCGAAGCGCTCGAACGCGTCGTCCAACAGCGGCCGGACTTCAGGCCTGCTCACGTCCTTTTGGCCATGACATACAGCAGACTGAAACGGACTGAGGATTACGCCCGGGAACAAGCCGTCATCAAACGACTTACTGAAGAGGAGCAGGAAAGGAATCTCGGCCCCAGGACGGGTTATGCAGACGGAGAGCTCAGGCTGCCACCCCTCCCAGAGGATCCTTCGGGGACACCGAATACTGGGGGCGGCGTACGACACTGA